In the genome of Neodiprion pinetum isolate iyNeoPine1 chromosome 2, iyNeoPine1.2, whole genome shotgun sequence, one region contains:
- the LOC124211765 gene encoding bublin coiled-coil protein, which yields MADIIMGEDAVEPQENKENEENEADAGSGDDNINEEEFEAINAQLDQLNSALDSLERKNDDIHAELVELLKSNREAREQFQESQKEQLQSFEKPNP from the exons ATGGCAGATATAATCATGGGGGAAGACGCTGTGGAGCCGCAAGAGAACAAGGAGAATGAGGAGAACGAGGCTGACGCGGGAAGCGGAGACGACAACATAAACGAAGAAG AATTTGAGGCGATCAATGCCCAGCTGGACCAATTGAATTCGGCGCTGGATTCccttgagagaaaaaatgacGACATCCACGCAGAGCTAGTGGAGCTGTTAAAGTCGAACCGCGAGGCCAGAGAACAATTCCAGGAATCGCAAAAAGAGCAActgcaaagtttcgaaaagcCAAATCCGTAA